CGGATTTTCCGCCGCGACCGGCATTGTCACCCCAGCCCCAACGGCGGCCAGATCGAAGCGGCCGTGGCTGGTGCCCTGGGCGTGCGGCTCGGCGGGGAAAACAGTTATTTCGGAGTGAAGTCGGTGCGGCCGTTCATGGGGGACGCGCGGCGACCGCTCCGAGCCGAGCAGGTCCTCCAGGCAACTCGGCTGATGGTGACCCTGACCCTGCTCGTCGCCGGCCTTGGCATTGCCGGGCTTTACTGGCTGCGGTGAAACGATAGCGCACCCCGACGACTTTGCAGAGCGGCTGCTAAACGATTTTTTTTACAATATCCAAGGAGAGTAACATGACTAAAAATATCCTCATCTTTACCGGCAACGGGAAAGGTAAATCAACCGCCGCCTTCGGCATGGCCCTGCGGGCGGTCGGGCATGGTCAGCACGTGTTGATCCTGCAATTCATGAAATCGGATGATTCAACGGGCGAAATCCTCAGCCTGCGGGAAAAACTGGGCGTAGACATCCGCCAGACCGGGCTCGGCTTTGTACCCAAACCCGACCACCCCAAGTATCCGGCCCATCGCGAAGCCGCCCAGAACGGTTTTGCCCTGGCCGTCGAGGAGCTGAATAACGGCAAGTGCGATCTGGTGATCCTCGATGAGATCTGTGGCTCCATCAGCTGCGGCCTGATTGATGAACAGCAGGTGCTGGATGCCCTTGCCAATGCCCGGGATGGCGTCAATATCGTCCTTACCGGCCGCAATGCCACCCCGGCACTGATCGCTGCGGCGGATACGGTCTCGGAGATGGTCCCCCACAAGCATGCCCTGGAGCAGGGGATTCCGGCCCGCAAAGGGGTCGAATACTGATGATTGCAGGGGGTGTCGCCAGACCGCGCCTGCTGATCGGTGGAGTCCAGAGCGGAGTGGGTAAATCGACCATTACCCTGGCCCTGGTCGCGGCTTTACGGCGGCGGGGACTGACCGTACAGACCTTCAAGGTTGGCCCGGATTATCTTGACCCCGGCCATCTGGCACGGGTTTCCGGGCGACCCTGTTATAACCTGGACAGCTGGATGAGCGACCCGGACTACCTGCGGGAGCTGTTTGTGACCGCTTCCGCGGATGCCGATATCAGCCTGGTCGAAGGGGTGATGGGGCTGTTCGACGGCAGCAGCACCGGCAGCCTCAGCGGCAGCAGTGCGGAGATCGCCGCCCTGCTGCAGATCCCGGCGGCGCTGGTGGTCAATGTTCATGGCATGGCCCGCAGCCTGGCGGCTCTGGTCAGCGGTTATCAGCATTTTGAGCCGAGCGTGACTCTGGCCGGAGTGCTGGCCAACCGTTGCGGCTCCCCTTCCCATGCCCGGTTGTTGGGCGAGGCCCTGGCTGCCGCGGAACTGCCGCCGCTGCTGGGGGCGATCCCTCGCAACGGCCTGCCCGAACTGCCCAGTCGCCATCTGGGGCTGGTCTCGGCGCTCGAACAGAGGGATGGCGCCGAACTGAGCGAGGATCTGGCCGCTGCGGCCGAAGCCGGGATTGATCTCGATCTGTTGCTGCAGGCCGCGGCTCGTGCGCCGTTGCTGGTGGTTCCGCCCGCCGCCGCAACCGACCGGGCCGGGGCCGCGCCGGTGCGGCTCGGGGTGGCTTGGGACGAGGCTTTTCAGTTTTACTATGCCGACCTGTTTCCGGCCCTGCGCGCCCGTGGCTGTGAACTGGTGCTGTTTTCGCCGCTACGGGACCAGGCTTTGCCAACGAACCTGGCCGGTCTGTACCTGGGCGGCGGTTATCCCGAACTGCATGCCGAGCAACTGGCGGCAAACCGGGAGATGCTGGCGGCGATCCGCGCCTTCAGCGCCAGCGGCAAACCGGTTTATGCCGAATGCGGCGGGCTGATCTATCTCTCGCAGGGGGTGGAGGACACGCAGAACCGCTTTCCTCTGGTCGGCTGTCTGCCGGTCTGGACCCGGTTGCTGGAAAAACGCAAGGCCCTCGGTTATGTGACCGCAACACTGACCGGTGATTCCCTGTTCGGCCGGGTCGGCGAAAGTTTTCGCGGTCATGAATTTCATTATTCCGAGCTGCTCGAGTCGCCGGTTGGCACGGATGGCTGGCAGGCGGTCTACCAGCTGACCCGGAATCGCAGCGGCAAGGTCTGCACCGAAGGCTTTCAGCGCGGCCGGATTCTGGCCAGCTATGCCCATCTGCAGCTGGCTTCACAGCCCGCGGCCCTCGATCGGTGGGTCGCCACCATGTTGGATACGGCCGGTCAGTGACGGGCGTTTTTGAAAAGGACAAGAACCATGAAGGATAGGAATAACAACGAGCGGCCGTTGATTCATCAACTGCTGGAAAACCCGCTCAGCGGACAGGAGATCGAAGAGCGCTCCTTTGCCGTCATCGATGCGGAAGGAGCGGGGCATCCGCACACTGCGGAGCAGTGGCAGGTGGTCAGGCGGCTGATTCACACCAGCGCCGATTTCGCCATGAGCGAGCTGATCCGTTTCAGCGCTGCTGCCATCAGCGACGGCTGCCGGGCGTTACAGGCCGGTCGGCCGATCTACGCGGACAGCAATATGATTCGTTCCGGTCTGTCCGTGGCCCGTTTGCAGGCGGTCAATGGTGCTTACCGGCGCGAAAGTATTCTCTGCCATGTGGCCGACGAGGATGTCGCCGCGGCCGCGAAGCAGCATGGTTTACCGCGTTCCCTGTATGCCATCCGCAAGGCCAAAGAGTCCCTGCACGATGGCATTGTCCTGATCGGCAATGCGCCGGTCGCCCTGCTCGAACTCAACCGGCTGGCCCGGGAAGAGGGGATTCGGCCGGCCCTGGTCATCGGCATGCCGGTCGGCTTTGTGCATGTGGTGGAGAGCAAGGACGAACTGCTGGCCGGCGACCTGTCCGCCATTGTCCTGAGCGGTCGGCGCGGTGGTAGTCCCCTGGCGGTTGCGGCTCTGCATGCGCTCTGCGGCCTGGCCACTTCGGCAGGCAACCTGAGTGGGGCCTGTCATGCGTAACAGCAGCTGCTGGAGAGGAATGATCATGATGGCGTTGTTACCGCTTTTGAGCCTGCTGCCGACTCCGGCGGCGGCTGCTCCGGTTGGATCGGGCAAGCCGGCCATTGTGCTGGTTGCCTTCGGAACCTCTGTGCCTCAGGCCCGCCAGGTGTTTGCCCATATCGATGAGCAGGCCCGGCTGCGCTATCCCGGTTATCAGATTCGCTGGGCGTTTACCTCGAAGATCATCATGGCCAAGCTGAAAGCGCAGGGAATCGTCACCCAGAGTGTCGCCGAGGTGGTGGCCGATCTGTGCGCCAGTGGAGTGACCTCCGTGGTTTTTCAGAGCCTGCACGTGGTGCCGGGAGAGGAATATCGCAGTGTCCAACAGGTTGATACCAGCGGGCTGGAAGTGGCCTATGGAAAGGCGCTGATCAGCTCCGACAGCGACATCGCTGCGGTCATCCAAGCCCTCAGGCCGCAGATCGATCCTGCCCAGCCGACCGTGCTGGTAGCCCATGGCAATAATCGCCATGCCCGGTTCAACGAACGGATTCTCGCCTTGGCCGAACGCATCGAAGGGCAGTTCCCCAATCTGGTGGTGGCCAGCGTCGAAGGGCAACCCGGCACTGGACCGCTGGCCAAGGCCCGTGCTTTGTGTGGCGCAACCGGTTCCGTGCGGTTCCTGCCGCTGATGATTGTGGCCGGGGATCATATTATGAACGATGTCATGGGGGACGAGCCGGACAGCTGGAAAAACCAGGTCGCTGCGGCCCACAGCGAATGCAGCGCTTCTTTGGGCTGGAACGACGCCATCCTGGCCATTTACTTTGATCATCTCGATCAGGCCATGGCCAGCCTTGCCGGAGCAGGGAGTTAAGCCGGTGTTGCGGCAGCTGATCATTTGCCTGACTGTACTGGGAAGTCTGGCCATGACCCCGGCGCTGCCAGCTGCGGCTGCGAGCCTGAGGGACAGCAGCCCGGCCGCGGTGACGGCCATGGCGCCTGGCAAGGCCGAGCCGACGAAGGTGACCAGGGTCAAACCGGAAGGAGCGACCGGCAAGGCCATTGCCGCGGAAAAGAACAAACACGGCGGGAGTTCCGGTTATGAGAGCTGGAAACGCAAGCTGCCGTTCTGGCCGCGCAAAGGGGTGCTGTTGCTGGAATTGTTTGTGATGATCAGCATCGGGGTGTTCATCGGCCAGATTCTGGAAGTGTCCGGGACCATGCGGGTCCTGTCGGTGCTGACCCTGCCGTTGACCGCATTGGGTAAGATCCGGCGGGAAGCGGGGCCGGCGTTTCTGATGGCTTTTCAATCCGGGGCCGTGGCCAACAGCATGCTGGTCGGTCAGCGCGATGCCGGAACCCTGGATAATCGCGAGCTTTACACCTCAATTTTCGTGGTCTCGGCGCTGTCGCTGTTCGCCCATCTGCCGACCTTTATTGTCCCCATCGGCGTGGCCTTCGGCTGGGAAGCGACCCTGGCTTTGTTTGCGGTGCGCTTTCTTGCCATCGGCCTGCAGATTGTCGTGACCCTGTTGGTCTCGCGATTGGTCCTGGCCCGCTTTGGAGTCGGTGCCCCGGGCGCTCTGCCGGTTGCGGAAAGACGCCCGCTGCGCTCCCGCCGCCAATCCCGGGACGGCTTCTGGGCCACGGTCTGGGCGCGTTCACGTAAGACCTTGCGGCGGTTGCTGTTGTACCTGGTGCCGACCTTCAGCTGCATGGCACTGCTGGAATATTTCGGTTTTTTCAGCTGGCTGGGCGAGGCCATGCCGGGGCTGTTTTCGTTCCGTTTTCTGCCCGCGCAGTCGCTGGCGATCATTCCGGCTCAGGCCCTCAGCCTTTATAATGGGGCCATTGCCGCAGCCAATTTTATCGATGCCGGGCAGATTACGACTCATCAGGCGGTGATCGTCATCCTGTTCGGTTCCATGGTGACCTCGCCGGTGCGCACCCTGCGCCACGGTTTGCCGACCTATGTTGCTATTCTGGGGGCGCGGGCCGGTACGATCATGGCGGTGACGGCCCAGGTTCTGCGGGTCTTGTTTCTGTTGCTCTGTACCCTGGGGCTGATGTTGTTGTGGCGTTGATGCGGACGCTGCCGGGATTTTAAATTTTGGATTGACCGGGAACCCTGGCGGTTACCGGTTGTTGGATTAGGTGAGTTTGTGGCAAAACAGAGAATAACAGCACAGGCGGGACATTTTTATGCGGTCGGAGTCGGTCCGGGCGATCCGGAACTGGTGACCTTGCAGGCGGCCCGGCTGATCGAATCGGCCGATGTCATCGTTGCACCACAGTCGAAGAATTCGCAGACCAGTCTGGCGCTGGCCGCGGTCGAAGATTTTCTGCATGACCAGGAAATTATCGTGCTGCGCTATCCCATGACCCGGGAAAATAACAAGACCCGCCAGCGCTGGGGGGAATTGGCGACGCAGGTCGCCGAGCTCTGTCAGCAGGGGAAGGCGGTGGTGCAGGTGACCCTGGGCGATCCGCTGATTTATGCGACCAGTTCCTATCTGCTGGCTGCCCTGGGAGCGTTACTGCCGCCGGAGAAGCTGCATCTGACCCCCGGCATCAGCGCTTTTCAGATGGTTGCCAGCCGTTTCGGCCAGCCGTTGACCCTGCAGGAGGATCGTTTGCAGATCATGGCGGCGACCGATCTGGGGGCGGTGGAACAGGCTCTGTCCGGCTGCGAAACCCTGGTCCTGTTCAAGGCGGCGACCGCTTTGCCGGAGCTGCTGGAACTGCTCAAGCGGCATGACCTGCTGGCCCGGGCCAGCCTGGTCTGCGCGGGCGGCCAGGGGGAAGGGGAGCGGGTGGTCGCCGATCTGAGCCGCTGGGAACCACAGGAACTCGGCTATATGACCACCATGATCATCCATCTCGGTCAGCGTGGCTGGCAGGAATTATGAAATCCCTGCGCTGGGGGCTGACCACCGGAACCTGTGCCGCGTTGGCGGCTAAGGCGGCGGCGACCCTGCTGTTGACCGGCGAACAGGTCAACAGGGCAGAGCTTACTTTGCCCGACGGGGCACGGATCAGTCTTCCGGTCCATGACCTTACCCTGACTGACGGCGCTGCTGAAGCCGCGGTGGAAAAGGATGCCGGGGACGACCCGGATGTCACCCACCAGGCTCTGCTCCGGGTCAAGGTCGCCCTCAACGGCCGTGACTGCCACCGTTTTATCGCCGGTCCCGGGGTCGGAGTGGTGACCAAGGCCGGGCTGGCCCTGCCGCCCGGCGAAGCGGCCATCAATCCGGGTCCGCGGCAACTGATCAGCAGCGCTTTGGCAGAACTGAGCAGCGCCGGTTTCGATGTGACGGTCAGCGTTCCCGACGGTGAGCGGTTGGCCGCCCAGACCTTTAATCCGCGTCTGGGGATTGTCGGGGGCATTTCGATTCTCGGCACCACCGGGCGGGTCCGGCCGTTCAGTATTCCCGCCCTGCGCGCAGGACTTAAATGCGCACTGGATGTCGCCGTGGCCGAAAAACTTGACGCACTGGTGGCTGTTCCTGGCAATATGGGGCGGCGGGCCGCGCTAAGACATTTTCAGCTTGGCGCCAGCCAGGTGATTGAAGTCAGCAATGAATGGGGTTACATGCTGGAGGAGCTGGCCGGGCTCGGCCTGCGCCGCTTGCTCCTGCTGGGGCACCCGGGAAAACTGGGAAAACTGGCCATGGGCCAGTGGCAGACTCATTCGGCACAGTCGCAGAGCGCGGTGCCTTTGGTTCAGGACCTCTGCCGGGCAGCTGGAATGACCCTGCCCGAAACGGCCAACACGGTGGAAGAATTGTTTATGGCGCAGCTGGGCGGGGCCGAGCGGCAACAGATCGCTGACCGACTGGCCGAACGGATCCGCCTGACCGTTAGCCGGAAATTTGTGCAATTGCCTGAAACAGCTGTGGTCCTGATCAATCTGCAGGGAGAATTGATCGGCAGCAGTGGTTCCTTGACGCCCTGGGATAAAGCTGGCGGGGAACCGGTTGCGGACTGAAATATCGCCGCAGATGAACCTCATCGATGTGGCGGGTTATTTTTTCTAACAAAGGACAGTTGGTGAAATGATGCAGAAAGCAAAGCCGATTATTATTGCCGGTTGCGGACCGGGCCACCCAGACTATGTCTGCCCGATCGTCAAAAAGACTGCGGAAGAGGCCGAGGTTCTGGTCGGGGCTCCCCATCTGCTGGATATGTTCAGCCATGTCCGTTGCGAACGGATCGAAGTGCGCGGCCGCATGGATCCCGTCCTGGAGCAGATTGAAGCGAAGCAGGGGCGACAGGTCTGTGTGCTGGTCTCCGGGGATACCGGCGTGTACAGCCTGGCCCAGCTGGTGATCGGCCATTTTGGGCGGGCCAACTGCCGGGTGTTGCCTGGCGTCAGCTCGGTCCAGCTGGCTTTTTCGCGGCTGGCCCTCGGCTGGAGCGATGCCCTGCTGGTCAGTGCCCACGGTCGCACCCCGGCCTTGACCTATCGGGATCTGTATCGACACGACAAAATCGCCGTGCTGGCCGGCACCAATCAGGCGGTTTCCTGGTGTGCCGAACAGCTGACTTCGCTGGGGGACGATTACCTGGCGGTCAGCTGCGAGGATCTGACCCTGCCAACCGAGCAGGTGCAGATCTTTTCCGGTGCGGAGGAGCTGATGAAGAAATCCTTTTCCACCCGCACCATTCTGCTGCTGCTGAAAAAAGAGCTGCTCGCTTGAACAGCGGCGTTCTGACCATTGTCGGCGTCGGCCCCGGGGATCCGGAGTTGCTGACGCTCAAGGCCGTTCGGGTGCTGCAGCAGAGTTCCTGTGTCTATGTCCCGGTGTCCCGGCTCAGCCGTCAGACCTGGCTTGACGACGTCGCTCGTCGTTATGCGCCGGAGCAGGCTGAAATCTGCCCGGTGACTTTTTCGGTAGCGGCTGACAGCGCGGCCCGCAGCGCACATTGGGAGGCGACCGCTGCGGCCATCGATGAGCGGCTGCAAAAGGGGCAGAAGGTCGCTTTTGTAACCCTTGGGGATCCGCAACTCTATTCGACCTCCCTCTATTTACTGCGCGCCCTGCGGCGCCGGCAACCGCAAGCAGCGGTCGAGATCGTGCCGGGGATCAGCTCGTTTTCCCATTGTGCCGCCCTGACCGGTTTCAACCTCGGCAGCGGGACCGCTCCGGTCACGATTCTGCCCACGGTGACCGCCTTAAGTGATGTCCGCCGGGCTCTCGCCAACGGCGGGACCCTGGTGCTGATGAAGATCGGCCGCCAGCTGGACGCGGTCATCGAACTGCTCGAAGAATTACAACTCGTGGAACGGGCGGTTTTTGTCGCCCGGGCCGGATTTCCCGAGCAGGTCATCGAGACCGATCTGCGCCGGCTGCGCGGTGCGCCTGCCGAGCAAGGGAATCTGGCCGTCATTCTTATTGATACGGAAGGTTGATATGAAAGTATTTTTTGTCGGAGCCGGACCGGGCAACCCGGAACTGCTGACCGTGCGGGCGCACCGCCTGCTCAGTCACTGCGAGATCTGCATTTATGCCGGTTCCCTGGTCAGCCCTGAGGTGGTCGCCCTGGCGCCGGCCGGGGCCGACCTTTACGACTCCGCGGAAATGACCCTGGAGGAGATGGAGGTGG
This genomic window from Pelobacter seleniigenes DSM 18267 contains:
- a CDS encoding cob(I)yrinic acid a,c-diamide adenosyltransferase, producing the protein MTKNILIFTGNGKGKSTAAFGMALRAVGHGQHVLILQFMKSDDSTGEILSLREKLGVDIRQTGLGFVPKPDHPKYPAHREAAQNGFALAVEELNNGKCDLVILDEICGSISCGLIDEQQVLDALANARDGVNIVLTGRNATPALIAAADTVSEMVPHKHALEQGIPARKGVEY
- the cobI gene encoding precorrin-2 C(20)-methyltransferase, which translates into the protein MNSGVLTIVGVGPGDPELLTLKAVRVLQQSSCVYVPVSRLSRQTWLDDVARRYAPEQAEICPVTFSVAADSAARSAHWEATAAAIDERLQKGQKVAFVTLGDPQLYSTSLYLLRALRRRQPQAAVEIVPGISSFSHCAALTGFNLGSGTAPVTILPTVTALSDVRRALANGGTLVLMKIGRQLDAVIELLEELQLVERAVFVARAGFPEQVIETDLRRLRGAPAEQGNLAVILIDTEG
- a CDS encoding sirohydrochlorin cobaltochelatase encodes the protein MMALLPLLSLLPTPAAAAPVGSGKPAIVLVAFGTSVPQARQVFAHIDEQARLRYPGYQIRWAFTSKIIMAKLKAQGIVTQSVAEVVADLCASGVTSVVFQSLHVVPGEEYRSVQQVDTSGLEVAYGKALISSDSDIAAVIQALRPQIDPAQPTVLVAHGNNRHARFNERILALAERIEGQFPNLVVASVEGQPGTGPLAKARALCGATGSVRFLPLMIVAGDHIMNDVMGDEPDSWKNQVAAAHSECSASLGWNDAILAIYFDHLDQAMASLAGAGS
- the cobI gene encoding precorrin-2 C(20)-methyltransferase, whose translation is MAKQRITAQAGHFYAVGVGPGDPELVTLQAARLIESADVIVAPQSKNSQTSLALAAVEDFLHDQEIIVLRYPMTRENNKTRQRWGELATQVAELCQQGKAVVQVTLGDPLIYATSSYLLAALGALLPPEKLHLTPGISAFQMVASRFGQPLTLQEDRLQIMAATDLGAVEQALSGCETLVLFKAATALPELLELLKRHDLLARASLVCAGGQGEGERVVADLSRWEPQELGYMTTMIIHLGQRGWQEL
- the cbiD gene encoding cobalt-precorrin-5B (C(1))-methyltransferase CbiD is translated as MKSLRWGLTTGTCAALAAKAAATLLLTGEQVNRAELTLPDGARISLPVHDLTLTDGAAEAAVEKDAGDDPDVTHQALLRVKVALNGRDCHRFIAGPGVGVVTKAGLALPPGEAAINPGPRQLISSALAELSSAGFDVTVSVPDGERLAAQTFNPRLGIVGGISILGTTGRVRPFSIPALRAGLKCALDVAVAEKLDALVAVPGNMGRRAALRHFQLGASQVIEVSNEWGYMLEELAGLGLRRLLLLGHPGKLGKLAMGQWQTHSAQSQSAVPLVQDLCRAAGMTLPETANTVEELFMAQLGGAERQQIADRLAERIRLTVSRKFVQLPETAVVLINLQGELIGSSGSLTPWDKAGGEPVAD
- a CDS encoding precorrin-8X methylmutase, which translates into the protein MKDRNNNERPLIHQLLENPLSGQEIEERSFAVIDAEGAGHPHTAEQWQVVRRLIHTSADFAMSELIRFSAAAISDGCRALQAGRPIYADSNMIRSGLSVARLQAVNGAYRRESILCHVADEDVAAAAKQHGLPRSLYAIRKAKESLHDGIVLIGNAPVALLELNRLAREEGIRPALVIGMPVGFVHVVESKDELLAGDLSAIVLSGRRGGSPLAVAALHALCGLATSAGNLSGACHA
- a CDS encoding cobyrinate a,c-diamide synthase, whose translation is MIAGGVARPRLLIGGVQSGVGKSTITLALVAALRRRGLTVQTFKVGPDYLDPGHLARVSGRPCYNLDSWMSDPDYLRELFVTASADADISLVEGVMGLFDGSSTGSLSGSSAEIAALLQIPAALVVNVHGMARSLAALVSGYQHFEPSVTLAGVLANRCGSPSHARLLGEALAAAELPPLLGAIPRNGLPELPSRHLGLVSALEQRDGAELSEDLAAAAEAGIDLDLLLQAAARAPLLVVPPAAATDRAGAAPVRLGVAWDEAFQFYYADLFPALRARGCELVLFSPLRDQALPTNLAGLYLGGGYPELHAEQLAANREMLAAIRAFSASGKPVYAECGGLIYLSQGVEDTQNRFPLVGCLPVWTRLLEKRKALGYVTATLTGDSLFGRVGESFRGHEFHYSELLESPVGTDGWQAVYQLTRNRSGKVCTEGFQRGRILASYAHLQLASQPAALDRWVATMLDTAGQ
- the cbiE gene encoding precorrin-6y C5,15-methyltransferase (decarboxylating) subunit CbiE → MMQKAKPIIIAGCGPGHPDYVCPIVKKTAEEAEVLVGAPHLLDMFSHVRCERIEVRGRMDPVLEQIEAKQGRQVCVLVSGDTGVYSLAQLVIGHFGRANCRVLPGVSSVQLAFSRLALGWSDALLVSAHGRTPALTYRDLYRHDKIAVLAGTNQAVSWCAEQLTSLGDDYLAVSCEDLTLPTEQVQIFSGAEELMKKSFSTRTILLLLKKELLA
- a CDS encoding nucleoside recognition protein codes for the protein MLRQLIICLTVLGSLAMTPALPAAAASLRDSSPAAVTAMAPGKAEPTKVTRVKPEGATGKAIAAEKNKHGGSSGYESWKRKLPFWPRKGVLLLELFVMISIGVFIGQILEVSGTMRVLSVLTLPLTALGKIRREAGPAFLMAFQSGAVANSMLVGQRDAGTLDNRELYTSIFVVSALSLFAHLPTFIVPIGVAFGWEATLALFAVRFLAIGLQIVVTLLVSRLVLARFGVGAPGALPVAERRPLRSRRQSRDGFWATVWARSRKTLRRLLLYLVPTFSCMALLEYFGFFSWLGEAMPGLFSFRFLPAQSLAIIPAQALSLYNGAIAAANFIDAGQITTHQAVIVILFGSMVTSPVRTLRHGLPTYVAILGARAGTIMAVTAQVLRVLFLLLCTLGLMLLWR